The sequence ATATTTGGACAGGATATTTAAAAAGTTTCGTTCTGCTGTTGATAAGTTTGTTTCACTATTTAATAGACTATTTACTACATTAATCCATGCTTGTTGCTTTCTTTCACCCTTATTTGCACCAGCTTTTGGAACATAATCCTTGCCTCCATATCTTTCAGCTTCGCTTTTACATTTCGTATGGACTACATATTCCTCACCTCTTGAAACAATCAAAGATACAtcttaatgaattaaaaataatggAGAAAATAccaattttattaatacttaCCGAAAATCTTTGAAACAATCGACACATGTTAAAAAGGGCGCGGAACGACATTGAAATTCATAATGCTTCGCAACTTTTGGCTTTTGTAGCGTTTCACCACAATTATTGCAAGTAAAAACAAccattttctataatatttttacttcaaataaacaacgattttataaaatataaataaggaCGAATATACAAAACGTTTGATAACCTACAGATCATGTACATTTGCAATATTTTAAACTAAATACACCATTCTCGAATTACTTGCACGTTGCACGTGCAATTAGATGCTTCATTAGATCGCGTTTACAATGGATTTTGAATTCCAGAATCAGAATATGCGTAAATTTTCATAGAAACCAATAAATTAGTTTGTTGTGTAGGAGTGAtggtgtaaaatatttaataaatcgtatttatcggttttataaaattaaaataattattttatagatttaaatgttttattatatgtGTTTATATTGacattttacttatttttgaaatataagaatattgtaagttaaaaagtattaaacaatagggatttaaatattatagatattacttaattttatatatgtttaataaatGCTAAGATGCATtggttaaataattaataagacgATTTGTCACGTCAAACTCACGTCTAAGAGGTGAGTTTGAGAAGCAGTGTTACTAGTTACCACGCATGTAATCACGAAATtcagtagaaataaaataacataatgtcgattataatatttatattatgcatAAATATTATGTGATGCACAAGAAGCTCCTCTTATATAAGAAATATGATAGAAATTGCGcctattaatatttcaagtctTAAATAGATATCACCTTTATGTGATAAATATACCGACATCTTTATTCATACTCGTAATCAGTAAATGACAGTTGGCTGTGTGTCATTCTTATCAATTGTCATCTTATGTGTTATCAAATATGTTCTTTATTTTTAGTTtcacaatttattaatttgaattttcacgtAAAAGTAGCGTGCAATTTAACATAAAACAATTTATGTACatgatatataatgttaatgatgtaaaatgtaaaatataaataatttattataactaAGATTAATTTTTCGCGATTATTGTTTTATCTTATCATATTTATGTAGAGAAAGTTATATCTGTTGTTTAATATTGCCTGCAGTGCAGGGaggataatttatatttatttttaaatacataaaggTATTATTCATGTGTCCTtaaattcattattaatttacaCAGTAATACAGCATCTAATAATATTAACGGGAGTATAATTCCACTGGtatcaatataaatattactttataggAGAATTAAAgtgtttttctattaaaatattgaaatgccAAGCTCATACTTATATGCTATAAATAATGAGGGACGTGTGTTTGGATTATCAACATCTGGGACTATGTGGAGAGAATTCATGTACTTAGGTCTGGAGTTTAAACAATTATCAGCAGTACCACATTTTATGTGGGCTATAGGTGGCGATCGTCAAGTTTATGTACACGTGCATGGCTTAGATGTACCTATAAgaatcaaagaagaaatatatgaaaatgaaGTATGTTTAAAATGTCGTTGAACAAATGGTGATTACAATTATGCTtacatgtaatttttattcagattttaataaaatacaatatttacagCGTTGGCTTCCTTTAGAAGGATTTAGTGGAAGATTATTACCTACAGATAGgtataatttttctaatcaaGATGGTACAGTTGACCGTAGCAGAGAGAAAGTAAGACTACCATCTATGGCTTGGCAATGGGAAGGTGATTGGCAAATAGAAACTACATTAGATGGCCAACCGTTAGATCATGatgtaaatatgataaaatttctttaaataatagaGATTAGATTAtttgtttgtaatttattttatttgctttgttgatttaattttttttattaataacaatgaTTATATTTACTTTATGAATTGtgatttaaaacattttaatttgtatattaacAATCTGGGTGTAGTTATCAATGAGTTAATAATGGagtaattcatttttaattgcCTCTGTTGTCATATTTCTTGTGACTTTCTGTTTATATGTAGATTTGTTGTCAGTTGTCAACATCGAAACAAAGTGTTATGATCACAGAGAATCTGATATTTTGGTAGGGATGGACATATGCAGTTGATTTTCCAGCTACATTCACAACGAAAAAGCAATGGAAATCTTGTGTTAGGAGAAGGAAGTGGGTTAGATATAGGAGATATAGTGCTATGAATTCGTGGTGTGCTATTGCACCTCTTCATAAAGATGCAACTAAGGTAGGGTTTCTAAATCTTTACATCATAATAATattgaagaatttttataaaaatttatgaaatgcaCAATACCATATATTTTTAGGAACCATTTATTGACATATCTGTGGGTGGAAATCAAATACCTGGAGGTAATCCTGGATGCCTTGTAGTCTGGGCAGTAACTGCTCATGGGAgggtataatatttaaaagaatcttttgaaatattttagtgatgtattaaataatttataacaataaattttgtACTTTTGGTTACTGCAATTATCATaatgttattacgaatttaaCAATGATTTGCATAGGTAATGTTTCGTGTTGGAACTAGTACAACTTGTCCTGAAGGTCAAAGGTGGAGTACTATAAAATTAGCAAATGGATATGAGGTGTGTCAAATCAGTGTTGGAATTACTGGTCTTGTATGGGCTGTATTAATGATTGGCAAAGCAATTGTGCGCACAGGTGTTACTAGAGAAAATCCCATGGGTATGTATAACTTATACtatcataataatatttgataCAATCTTTCATATTGatgaatataatgttattttgTAGGAGAAGATTGGGTAGAAGTTGATCCTCCACaaaaagatttaaaattaaCACAAGTTAGTGTGGGTACAGATGCCGTGTGGGCTGTAACCCAAGATGGAAATGTATGGTTCAGAAAAGGCATTAAAGGTGAAATGAGTGGAGTATGTGAACAAATGGGTGCTGGCACTGGATGGGTGGAAATGTTAAGTAAAATGTCACTAGTATCTGTTGCTCCAAATGATCAGGTAAATTAATTCATACTGAAAaggataaatatttatctttaataagTTGTGTGTATATGCATATTTAACATTTCTGAAGGTTTGGGCTATTGGTCATGAGGATAGATGTTTATATTATCGTTCTGGCATTACACAATCGGAATTAACGGGTAAAAAATGGAGATTAATAAATGCACCTCTTCAGCTTAGTCGAGCAAGTAGCAATGCTAGTTTATCATCGAGTAATAGACATAGTATGTGTGGTACTCCTCAACAACAGAGGCATCAAAGTTGGGGATCATTGGTAtttattttgcataaattttaGATACTGCAAATAATCAAGTATATTgtttattacataattacataatattacataatatttacaGAATCGACCACATAGTACTAGCGAAGGTACTATGTTGATTAGAGAATGGGAAGAACAATCTCGTTCTGCACCAACACCAACATCTTTGAAATTATGGCAACGTACGAACGATGGTACTTCTAATAAAAATCCACAGCAAACTTCTTTCCAGGATATATATCTAAATGAAGGCAAGAAAAGGTAAACTTCTAATtatttcatacatattttaGTTGTAGTTTTATAGTGgtcttatttttttcttaattgataaaattgtagATCGGCGAATTCATTAGATATGGATGATTTAACCGAAGCTAGCGTTGCGAATATAACTATATCGAATGAGTCATTAACTAAAACTGGAGAATCTATAGTAGTTTCTGGAAAAGGGATGGGGAATGTTGTCAaggttaataaataattgaattttttcacGCATTTTTTCACTTACAATCATTTCTTCCTAAAATTAAAGTTTGAAACTAAAATAATGTAGATCAATCCAGCTGCATGGAGCCCTGTTCATTCAATTGGCTCCATGGTAGGCGCTGAAGCTCATCCAGAAACAGATGGAAGTATTTTCGATCCTGACTTGACTAGTGATTCCGGTGTTTACGGAGAAGATGAGAGCTCTGGGGCAATGTATTGGGCTGAATGTGATACCTCTTGGTATAAGGTAGAAGCTGGAGCATGTTTTGTTGACACATCTAATCCCCCGAAATGGTAATATTGATACTGTAAATTAGCGTAAatcataaaattgttttataataaaacatagTTACTTACATATTTGACTTAAATTTGTAGGATTGCAGATACAAATGGTACAGGTCACGGCGATATAGCCGAGACATGgagaatatatattttagagGAGTTAAAAAAAAGATTACAAAAAGTACAATACGATCCATCAATATACGAGAAAGTAGTTGAGAAGTAAGGCTTTgtatatgaaattgaaattaatatattgaagatctctttatttataatgatatattacaGATCATCTTGGATAAAGAATGGTGATGCAAAATGCAAAGTTAAGGGGAGTACTTCATATGAAGATTGCATTATTGAATTAGAATGGATAAGTAGTGACAATGATTCTTTAGATTCTGGAATTGTAACTATTTTAAATTCGGACGGAGCGACAACAATTGTAAGCTGaatgagaaatataaaataatctttttactaatattttaatGAGACTTTAACTAGTGCTTTTTCAGATGCAATTTCCTGTGTCTGAGATTATGTGTGTAATATGCTGTAGTGAACCAGGTAATCCACGGATAGCGATTCATACTCCTCGTATGCCTCGTTCTAAAGTTCTTAGATTACAGTTTTCTAGTGATACTGAAATGGAAGACTGGCTAGCGCATTTAACctcaggtatgtaaatatgttatgtttaatgaatataaaaatagataatataagatattttttatattttttagtttcttGTAAAATGAATAATGTTTATGGGAAACCTGGTCCTAATTCAATATGGGCTACAACTGCATTAGGAGATGTGTATCTATATGACCCTGCTGCCTTAGAAGTAAGTTAACATCTGAAGTATGTCATGCAACAAACTTTTACATTAGTATTTTacatatgaattatttatagGAAAATCAACTTTCTAATGATGGTTATATACAAGAATTGGATGCTGGAAAAGGCTTACCTTTTGAATGTGTTTTGCAAAACGGTTTTGGATATGGCAGTTCTCTAAAAATTACAGCTTGTATTCATGATGATGCTGACAGgtaaaacataataatttacaattattttaattattattaacatttttgtatatttcaaaatatttgatattttttcaatttctaggctatcaattaattttgtttgttattCAACGGTATCACTGAAACAAAAGTCTGTAATGGATAGCCATGATGTAGCATTACATTTTAATCCAAGACTAAAGGAAAACATAATTGTACGAAATACATATCAAAATGGACAATGGGGTGATGAAGAAAGAAACGGAGGTAGTCCGTTAAAACCTGGTTCTGATTTCACCTTAGAAATTGTTTGTGAACAACGaggatataaaatttatatcgatgATACGGAATTTACTTGTTATAGCCACAGAATATTACCACAGAGCATTACTCATTTACGAATCAAGGGATTGATGACATTGTgtagcatattttataaatccaTATCTGTACGTAATAACCTCGATATTAATTTAGTACTAACTTTTTGTAACTTGattgtaatgaaaattttatgtaGGTAATAATTGATCCAACTACTATGTTTTGGAGGCAAATGGGTGGACATTTAAAAAAGGTTGAAACTTGTTCTGTTGGTGTAACATGGGGAATAGGATATGGTAGTACTGCATGGGTATATACTGGTGGTTGGGGTGGTTTATTCCTGAAAggtaatattttctaaaataaaaagaaaattatattgttaaaaGGCATAGAGGTATGGTTTAATcttatacattattttatacaGGATTAGATAGTAATACGGGAATAAACTGCATGGTTGATACTCACAATTATTATGTTTATGAAAATCAGCGTTGGAATCCGGTAACTGGATACACATCTCATGGTCTTCCAACTGATCGTTACATGTGGAGTGACGCATCTGGACGACATAAACGTACCCGAGAACATACTAAACTATTATCGATGCACTGGCATTGGGCAAGgatatacatattctttataatattcaagCAACAAAGTTTAAACGTTttgtgttaaaatattttactttataatagGTGTCAGATTGGATAGTAGATTTTCATACCCCTGGAGGTGTCGATAGAGACGGATGGCAGTATGCTAGAGATTTTCCTGCTCAATATCATGGTAAAAAACAGTTTACCGATTACGTTAGACGAAGACGATGGTTTCGAAGGTGTCAATTAACAACTAGTGGACCCTGGCAAGAATTAGGGAACACAAAATTACTTGATGTTTCTTTATATGTAAGGAATATTAAAACGTGCACtgctttttttataaaacataaaGCTAAAACAGTaactttttattcatatttttattcgtaGGCACCTGGGAAACCTGGTTCTGATGCTCCTGTTTATATATGGGCCATTGCTTCTAATGGCGAAGCTTTGTTTAGAAGAGGTGTTTCGGAATCTTGCCCTATGGTatgtttacaaattatttatagcATCAATGTCATAAgtatttacattaataaaattatttaatatttatttatagggAGTTTCATGGGAACATATACCAAGTGATCAAGCTTTAGTAGGTATTTCATGTGGTCCATGCGGGCAAGTATGGGCTGTTGGAAAGAATGGTTCTTCTTACTGGAGATTAGGTATTACTCCTGCAAAACCAACAGGTATATAATAGTATGAATATATCTTTGTTATTATTGAAAtcttttctaattattatttgattGTTCAGGAATACAATGGCAGAATGTTGAACCACCATCAGGTGCTCATTTGAAACAGATTTCTGTTGGAAAAGACGTGGTGTGGGCTTTAGATATGGCGGGTAAATTATCTGTACGCCATGGTGTGCAAGTGAACGTTTTCCCAGAAGGAACGCACTGGCAAACGCTTCCTGTGATGCCGAATGATCCCATACACATAGGTATTTGTTAAATTTGTGTATCGAATGGACACTAATAGACAGCATTCCCCAAAACTATAGATTCCAAGAGTGATTTTTGTAACTTCTTTAAACGTTTGGTTAGCTTAATTTTTAGAAACAATTTGCATTGGCACTAATGTGTAGTTAGATAAAGATTGGAACTAAcgaataataacgaataatgtttTATCAGAGCGTATGTAATGATTTCATCAGAAACTCATCTGATCTTTTctagaaaagagagaaaaatatatgGTGTTATCCCCAAAGGCTGCATATTTTGGAAAAATCTTCGTATTAACCCTGCTATTAGTAAACACTGGAAATATACACAAAACATCCATTTATTTAAATGCACTCTCTGCTATAGGTATACCTTAGGTATATAGTTGTAACTTATTTCGCATTGTGTTATAACAAATTTAGACGAATTTCTATAgtacattaaaatttattacgaattttGTAGTACATTAAAATTTACCACAAATTTATTATGAAGTTatgaattgtttttaattatttcatgatTACAAAAATCATAGTGTTCATCctgtttattttattacgtgTTCAGTATGTAATGTGCTCTTATATTGTCCAGATATGGCTGTTGCAAATGCGAAACAAGGCTTTCGACAAGTTGCCATTGCAAGAGAACAGGGTCAAGTTTGGGCAGTTTCAG comes from Bombus terrestris chromosome 7, iyBomTerr1.2, whole genome shotgun sequence and encodes:
- the LOC100649136 gene encoding tectonin beta-propeller repeat-containing protein isoform X1 gives rise to the protein MPSSYLYAINNEGRVFGLSTSGTMWREFMYLGLEFKQLSAVPHFMWAIGGDRQVYVHVHGLDVPIRIKEEIYENERWLPLEGFSGRLLPTDRYNFSNQDGTVDRSREKVRLPSMAWQWEGDWQIETTLDGQPLDHDGWTYAVDFPATFTTKKQWKSCVRRRKWVRYRRYSAMNSWCAIAPLHKDATKEPFIDISVGGNQIPGGNPGCLVVWAVTAHGRVMFRVGTSTTCPEGQRWSTIKLANGYEVCQISVGITGLVWAVLMIGKAIVRTGVTRENPMGEDWVEVDPPQKDLKLTQVSVGTDAVWAVTQDGNVWFRKGIKGEMSGVCEQMGAGTGWVEMLSKMSLVSVAPNDQVWAIGHEDRCLYYRSGITQSELTGKKWRLINAPLQLSRASSNASLSSSNRHSMCGTPQQQRHQSWGSLNRPHSTSEGTMLIREWEEQSRSAPTPTSLKLWQRTNDGTSNKNPQQTSFQDIYLNEGKKRSANSLDMDDLTEASVANITISNESLTKTGESIVVSGKGMGNVVKINPAAWSPVHSIGSMVGAEAHPETDGSIFDPDLTSDSGVYGEDESSGAMYWAECDTSWYKVEAGACFVDTSNPPKWIADTNGTGHGDIAETWRIYILEELKKRLQKVQYDPSIYEKVVEKSSWIKNGDAKCKVKGSTSYEDCIIELEWISSDNDSLDSGIVTILNSDGATTIMQFPVSEIMCVICCSEPGNPRIAIHTPRMPRSKVLRLQFSSDTEMEDWLAHLTSVSCKMNNVYGKPGPNSIWATTALGDVYLYDPAALEENQLSNDGYIQELDAGKGLPFECVLQNGFGYGSSLKITACIHDDADRLSINFVCYSTVSLKQKSVMDSHDVALHFNPRLKENIIVRNTYQNGQWGDEERNGGSPLKPGSDFTLEIVCEQRGYKIYIDDTEFTCYSHRILPQSITHLRIKGLMTLCSIFYKSISVIIDPTTMFWRQMGGHLKKVETCSVGVTWGIGYGSTAWVYTGGWGGLFLKGLDSNTGINCMVDTHNYYVYENQRWNPVTGYTSHGLPTDRYMWSDASGRHKRTREHTKLLSMHWHWVSDWIVDFHTPGGVDRDGWQYARDFPAQYHGKKQFTDYVRRRRWFRRCQLTTSGPWQELGNTKLLDVSLYAPGKPGSDAPVYIWAIASNGEALFRRGVSESCPMGVSWEHIPSDQALVGISCGPCGQVWAVGKNGSSYWRLGITPAKPTGIQWQNVEPPSGAHLKQISVGKDVVWALDMAGKLSVRHGVQVNVFPEGTHWQTLPVMPNDPIHIDMAVANAKQGFRQVAIAREQGQVWAVSGAGILCRRIGITDENPAGTGWATGIGANWQHISIGGLVNKTK
- the LOC100649136 gene encoding tectonin beta-propeller repeat-containing protein isoform X4 translates to MQLRNHLLTYLWVEIKYLEVMFRVGTSTTCPEGQRWSTIKLANGYEVCQISVGITGLVWAVLMIGKAIVRTGVTRENPMGEDWVEVDPPQKDLKLTQVSVGTDAVWAVTQDGNVWFRKGIKGEMSGVCEQMGAGTGWVEMLSKMSLVSVAPNDQVWAIGHEDRCLYYRSGITQSELTGKKWRLINAPLQLSRASSNASLSSSNRHSMCGTPQQQRHQSWGSLNRPHSTSEGTMLIREWEEQSRSAPTPTSLKLWQRTNDGTSNKNPQQTSFQDIYLNEGKKRSANSLDMDDLTEASVANITISNESLTKTGESIVVSGKGMGNVVKINPAAWSPVHSIGSMVGAEAHPETDGSIFDPDLTSDSGVYGEDESSGAMYWAECDTSWYKVEAGACFVDTSNPPKWIADTNGTGHGDIAETWRIYILEELKKRLQKVQYDPSIYEKVVEKSSWIKNGDAKCKVKGSTSYEDCIIELEWISSDNDSLDSGIVTILNSDGATTIMQFPVSEIMCVICCSEPGNPRIAIHTPRMPRSKVLRLQFSSDTEMEDWLAHLTSVSCKMNNVYGKPGPNSIWATTALGDVYLYDPAALEENQLSNDGYIQELDAGKGLPFECVLQNGFGYGSSLKITACIHDDADRLSINFVCYSTVSLKQKSVMDSHDVALHFNPRLKENIIVRNTYQNGQWGDEERNGGSPLKPGSDFTLEIVCEQRGYKIYIDDTEFTCYSHRILPQSITHLRIKGLMTLCSIFYKSISVIIDPTTMFWRQMGGHLKKVETCSVGVTWGIGYGSTAWVYTGGWGGLFLKGLDSNTGINCMVDTHNYYVYENQRWNPVTGYTSHGLPTDRYMWSDASGRHKRTREHTKLLSMHWHWVSDWIVDFHTPGGVDRDGWQYARDFPAQYHGKKQFTDYVRRRRWFRRCQLTTSGPWQELGNTKLLDVSLYAPGKPGSDAPVYIWAIASNGEALFRRGVSESCPMGVSWEHIPSDQALVGISCGPCGQVWAVGKNGSSYWRLGITPAKPTGIQWQNVEPPSGAHLKQISVGKDVVWALDMAGKLSVRHGVQVNVFPEGTHWQTLPVMPNDPIHIDMAVANAKQGFRQVAIAREQGQVWAVSGAGILCRRIGITDENPAGTGWATGIGANWQHISIGGLVNKTK
- the LOC100649136 gene encoding tectonin beta-propeller repeat-containing protein isoform X2; the protein is MPSSYLYAINNEGRVFGLSTSGTMWREFMYLGLEFKQLSAVPHFMWAIGGDRQVYVHVHGLDVPIRIKEEIYENERWLPLEGFSGRLLPTDRYNFSNQDGTVDRSREKVRLPSMAWQWEGDWQIETTLDGQPLDHDGWTYAVDFPATFTTKKQWKSCVRRRKWVRYRRYSAMNSWCAIAPLHKDATKEPFIDISVGGNQIPGGNPGCLVVWAVTAHGRVMFRVGTSTTCPEGQRWSTIKLANGYEVCQISVGITGLVWAVLMIGKAIVRTGVTRENPMGEDWVEVDPPQKDLKLTQVSVGTDAVWAVTQDGNVWFRKGIKGEMSGVCEQMGAGTGWVEMLSKMSLVSVAPNDQVWAIGHEDRCLYYRSGITQSELTGKKWRLINAPLQLSRASSNASLSSSNRHSMCGTPQQQRHQSWGSLNRPHSTSEGTMLIREWEEQSRSAPTPTSLKLWQRTNDGTSNKNPQQTSFQDIYLNEGKKRSANSLDMDDLTEASVANITISNESLTKTGESIVVSGKGMGNVVKINPAAWSPVHSIGSMVGAEAHPETDGSIFDPDLTSDSGVYGEDESSGAMYWAECDTSWYKVEAGACFVDTSNPPKWIADTNGTGHGDIAETWRIYILEELKKRLQKVQYDPSIYEKVVEKSSWIKNGDAKCKVKGSTSYEDCIIELEWISSDNDSLDSGIVTILNSDGATTIMQFPVSEIMCVICCSEPGNPRIAIHTPRMPRSKVLRLQFSSDTEMEDWLAHLTSVSCKMNNVYGKPGPNSIWATTALGDVYLYDPAALEENQLSNDGYIQELDAGKGLPFECVLQNGFGYGSSLKITACIHDDADRLSINFVCYSTVSLKQKSVMDSHDVALHFNPRLKENIIVRNTYQNGQWGDEERNGGSPLKPGSDFTLEIVCEQRGYKIYIDDTEFTCYSHRILPQSITHLRIKGLMTLCSIFYKSISVIIDPTTMFWRQMGGHLKKVETCSVGVTWGIGYGSTAWVYTGGWGGLFLKGLDSNTGINCMVDTHNYYVYENQRWNPVTGYTSHGLPTDRYMWSDASGRHKRTREHTKLLSMHWHWVSDWIVDFHTPGGVDRDGWQYARDFPAQYHGKKQFTDYVRRRRWFRRCQLTTSGPWQELGNTKLLDVSLYAPGKPGSDAPVYIWAIASNGEALFRRGVSESCPMGVSWEHIPSDQALVGISCGPCGQVWAVGKNGSSYWRLGITPAKPTGIQWQNVEPPSGAHLKQISVGKDVVWALDMAGKLSVRHGVQVNVFPEGTHWQTLPVMPNDPIHIEKREKYMVLSPKAAYFGKIFVLTLLLVNTGNIHKTSIYLNALSAIGIP
- the LOC100649136 gene encoding tectonin beta-propeller repeat-containing protein isoform X3; translation: MNSWCAIAPLHKDATKEPFIDISVGGNQIPGGNPGCLVVWAVTAHGRVMFRVGTSTTCPEGQRWSTIKLANGYEVCQISVGITGLVWAVLMIGKAIVRTGVTRENPMGEDWVEVDPPQKDLKLTQVSVGTDAVWAVTQDGNVWFRKGIKGEMSGVCEQMGAGTGWVEMLSKMSLVSVAPNDQVWAIGHEDRCLYYRSGITQSELTGKKWRLINAPLQLSRASSNASLSSSNRHSMCGTPQQQRHQSWGSLNRPHSTSEGTMLIREWEEQSRSAPTPTSLKLWQRTNDGTSNKNPQQTSFQDIYLNEGKKRSANSLDMDDLTEASVANITISNESLTKTGESIVVSGKGMGNVVKINPAAWSPVHSIGSMVGAEAHPETDGSIFDPDLTSDSGVYGEDESSGAMYWAECDTSWYKVEAGACFVDTSNPPKWIADTNGTGHGDIAETWRIYILEELKKRLQKVQYDPSIYEKVVEKSSWIKNGDAKCKVKGSTSYEDCIIELEWISSDNDSLDSGIVTILNSDGATTIMQFPVSEIMCVICCSEPGNPRIAIHTPRMPRSKVLRLQFSSDTEMEDWLAHLTSVSCKMNNVYGKPGPNSIWATTALGDVYLYDPAALEENQLSNDGYIQELDAGKGLPFECVLQNGFGYGSSLKITACIHDDADRLSINFVCYSTVSLKQKSVMDSHDVALHFNPRLKENIIVRNTYQNGQWGDEERNGGSPLKPGSDFTLEIVCEQRGYKIYIDDTEFTCYSHRILPQSITHLRIKGLMTLCSIFYKSISVIIDPTTMFWRQMGGHLKKVETCSVGVTWGIGYGSTAWVYTGGWGGLFLKGLDSNTGINCMVDTHNYYVYENQRWNPVTGYTSHGLPTDRYMWSDASGRHKRTREHTKLLSMHWHWVSDWIVDFHTPGGVDRDGWQYARDFPAQYHGKKQFTDYVRRRRWFRRCQLTTSGPWQELGNTKLLDVSLYAPGKPGSDAPVYIWAIASNGEALFRRGVSESCPMGVSWEHIPSDQALVGISCGPCGQVWAVGKNGSSYWRLGITPAKPTGIQWQNVEPPSGAHLKQISVGKDVVWALDMAGKLSVRHGVQVNVFPEGTHWQTLPVMPNDPIHIDMAVANAKQGFRQVAIAREQGQVWAVSGAGILCRRIGITDENPAGTGWATGIGANWQHISIGGLVNKTK